The following are from one region of the Carnobacterium gallinarum DSM 4847 genome:
- a CDS encoding AAA family ATPase, giving the protein MRPMKLQLIAFGPYLNETIDFTSFYKNSIFLIAGKTGAGKTTIFDAMSYALFGYTNGLNREPKEMRSTFAGPTDETKVVFTFSAQNKIYQIERIPEQTLAKKRGDGERVVKAKATITIFDQEWQELNHFSKTTEVNQVVHEVVQLEDEQFRQIIMLPQGDFRRFLNANSNEKEKILRKLFGTEPYRVFSEKLKEQKKQVALQIKDQEKELVTTLNHAQWQNELPEIVETGQARIQKELEWLIEQQEVKTKELATLKVTFATITQAEKLADQELQEKKAVGELFNEQEELKNQQAVLFLNLSKIQELKVKIRQVREAEKMQPNLIREVELVNEQSSYEKELDNLQKEAGNQSETLKEWESLLIEKTKEQAQQRQRETQLIQLNQQKKLIEEYQICQKQENQLTEKVNEFEKHKAEIQETVASFQSKMTNLEQQLVSQKEISNEINQLKVQQITSQASQKIVLDLLELDNQLQQTMNQLEQIQESIQEKQSALLTGEKVYKKIKSKWARIQILRLSEDLEDGMPCPVCGSIEHPLTHQTQVETTDLDKNEAKSASQLEKELEVAEADLTILREELAGLKSQQVFLIKQKDIQQDSRNKQESQWLENQIIQTLTVTSLPEQQATLTAKLETIGSQLLTLQHQKISESDLQHQLLEVKTNYERTIEEFDSVTNHLKIIWQQQLETKGKLTQFKQQIPEELLENGVFVTKIQQLEEAIVSWSKEFQKIESTKLVLEDQLKKNEYHQQHVLAQLNKNQIQLKQLKQKIQDRIHQSSFSTLVEVEEALAQLDEAVVWEAEIAQFELEDYRLTQRLSELAQRLGQQEKPDLVPLVEKLTELQQKKEVMQRDLITNEQVLSQNSQVVEEATAITASIQDQWQLLTEITTLSAVASGDSDQSKMGFERYVLTYFLEEVLIVANERLQQLSNNRYLFDLNRQEGSRKTDTGLEINIYDDNAGGIRNVRTLSGGESFIAALSLSLSLSEVVQQYAGGIQIETMFIDEGFGSLDEDALEEAMDALLQIEGTGRLLGIISHVKELKERIPDKLLVVSSGTGKSQIKISHLD; this is encoded by the coding sequence ATGAGACCAATGAAATTGCAGTTAATTGCTTTTGGCCCTTATTTAAATGAAACTATTGATTTTACCTCTTTTTACAAAAATAGTATCTTCTTAATTGCCGGCAAAACTGGGGCGGGAAAAACAACTATTTTTGATGCGATGAGTTATGCTTTATTTGGTTACACAAATGGCTTAAATCGTGAACCAAAGGAAATGCGGTCAACTTTTGCTGGACCAACAGATGAAACTAAAGTAGTTTTTACTTTTTCAGCTCAAAATAAAATTTATCAAATTGAACGAATTCCTGAGCAAACATTAGCAAAAAAACGTGGAGATGGCGAACGTGTTGTTAAAGCCAAAGCAACAATCACTATTTTTGATCAAGAATGGCAGGAACTGAATCATTTTTCTAAAACTACTGAAGTGAATCAAGTAGTTCATGAGGTGGTTCAACTTGAAGATGAGCAATTTAGACAGATTATTATGCTACCACAAGGAGATTTTAGACGTTTTTTAAATGCAAATAGTAATGAAAAAGAAAAAATTTTGCGGAAACTATTTGGCACAGAACCTTATCGAGTATTTAGTGAAAAATTAAAAGAACAAAAAAAACAAGTGGCTCTACAGATCAAAGATCAAGAAAAAGAATTAGTGACAACCTTGAATCACGCTCAGTGGCAAAATGAGTTGCCAGAAATTGTAGAAACGGGACAAGCAAGAATTCAAAAAGAATTAGAATGGCTTATTGAGCAACAAGAAGTGAAAACCAAAGAATTGGCTACTTTAAAAGTGACATTTGCCACCATAACGCAAGCTGAAAAATTAGCAGATCAAGAATTACAAGAAAAAAAAGCAGTGGGAGAGCTTTTTAATGAACAAGAAGAATTAAAAAATCAGCAAGCTGTTTTATTTCTTAATTTGTCTAAAATTCAGGAATTAAAAGTAAAGATTAGGCAAGTTCGTGAAGCAGAAAAGATGCAACCTAATTTAATCCGCGAAGTAGAATTAGTTAACGAGCAAAGTTCATATGAAAAAGAGCTTGATAATCTTCAAAAGGAAGCTGGAAATCAGTCAGAAACATTGAAAGAGTGGGAATCTCTTCTAATTGAGAAAACAAAAGAACAAGCTCAACAAAGGCAACGAGAAACGCAACTTATCCAATTAAACCAACAAAAAAAATTAATTGAAGAGTATCAAATTTGTCAAAAACAAGAAAATCAATTGACTGAAAAAGTAAATGAGTTTGAGAAACATAAAGCTGAAATTCAAGAAACAGTGGCAAGTTTTCAAAGTAAAATGACGAATTTGGAACAGCAATTAGTAAGTCAAAAAGAAATTTCCAATGAAATTAATCAATTAAAAGTCCAACAAATTACGAGTCAAGCAAGTCAAAAAATAGTACTAGATCTTCTTGAATTGGATAATCAATTGCAACAAACAATGAATCAATTGGAACAGATACAGGAGTCTATTCAAGAAAAGCAATCCGCATTACTGACTGGTGAAAAAGTGTATAAAAAAATAAAAAGTAAATGGGCAAGAATTCAGATTCTGCGTCTATCAGAAGATTTGGAAGATGGGATGCCTTGTCCAGTCTGTGGATCGATTGAACATCCACTTACTCATCAAACGCAAGTGGAAACAACTGATTTAGATAAAAATGAAGCAAAGAGTGCTAGCCAACTAGAAAAAGAGTTAGAAGTTGCAGAAGCTGATTTGACAATCTTACGAGAAGAATTAGCCGGATTGAAGAGTCAGCAAGTCTTTCTAATTAAACAAAAAGATATTCAACAAGATTCTCGAAATAAACAAGAGTCTCAATGGTTAGAAAATCAGATTATTCAAACATTAACAGTCACTTCATTACCAGAGCAGCAAGCAACATTAACAGCCAAACTGGAGACAATTGGTAGCCAACTATTAACGTTACAGCATCAAAAGATTTCAGAAAGTGACCTGCAGCACCAGTTACTAGAAGTGAAAACTAATTATGAACGTACAATAGAAGAGTTCGATTCTGTTACGAATCATTTGAAAATAATTTGGCAACAACAATTAGAAACAAAAGGGAAATTAACGCAGTTTAAACAGCAAATTCCCGAAGAACTTCTTGAAAATGGCGTATTTGTAACTAAAATTCAACAATTGGAAGAAGCGATAGTAAGTTGGTCAAAAGAATTTCAAAAAATAGAGTCAACAAAACTTGTTTTAGAAGATCAATTGAAAAAAAATGAGTATCATCAGCAACATGTGCTTGCCCAATTGAATAAAAATCAAATCCAACTGAAACAATTGAAACAGAAAATTCAAGATAGGATTCACCAATCTAGCTTTTCAACTTTAGTTGAGGTGGAGGAAGCCTTAGCGCAACTGGATGAAGCTGTTGTTTGGGAGGCAGAAATTGCTCAATTTGAACTGGAGGATTATCGTTTAACACAGCGTTTAAGTGAATTAGCACAACGTTTGGGACAGCAGGAAAAACCAGATTTGGTTCCATTGGTTGAGAAATTAACAGAGTTGCAACAAAAGAAAGAAGTGATGCAACGAGACTTGATTACAAATGAACAAGTATTAAGTCAGAATAGTCAAGTTGTTGAGGAAGCAACAGCCATTACAGCATCAATTCAAGATCAATGGCAATTGTTAACCGAAATTACTACGTTATCGGCAGTTGCAAGTGGAGACAGCGACCAGAGTAAGATGGGCTTTGAGCGATATGTTTTAACGTATTTCTTAGAAGAAGTTTTGATTGTTGCCAATGAACGTTTGCAGCAGTTGTCGAATAATCGCTATTTATTTGACTTAAATCGGCAAGAGGGATCTCGTAAAACAGATACTGGACTTGAAATTAACATTTATGATGATAATGCTGGTGGAATTAGAAATGTGCGAACTTTATCTGGTGGAGAGAGCTTTATTGCAGCGTTGTCGTTATCGTTGTCATTATCGGAAGTTGTGCAACAATACGCGGGTGGAATTCAGATTGAAACGATGTTTATTGATGAAGGATTTGGGTCATTAGATGAAGATGCGCTAGAAGAAGCGATGGATGCCTTACTTCAAATCGAAGGAACAGGTCGATTATTAGGAATCATTAGTCATGTAAAAGAGCTAAAAGAACGAATTCCAGATAAACTACTAGTTGTTTCTTCAGGGACAGGGAAGAGCCAGATTAAAATTAGCCACTTGGACTAA
- a CDS encoding DEAD/DEAH box helicase encodes MKWSIPERIIDRGRVYVAEKRVLSITPFLEKKIWTAEVMGSEIYHVELDGTTRESDFCECTYWKDHGYCKHTVAVELALKEQGVSRIMTVENAEKMAAVLPDPGQELTESFTRVFLNENRESFLTTEEKSELLLEYKIEIKPTSNSLIRNNDEVLALSLRAGADKLYIVKNIMEFFESYSNQGSFNLNPSQLLDFKQTQLSEADRLILNFLQKQAASNEMMGVGNKDAKSIYNNDRYLVIAPILAEETIQLIQETGKLQFFVGESKYKQMLFVEEQLPISFELFQQKGKVFLYINNQMTTHLKAYQWFISKHAIFQPSKEQLRAFQPLQNFLQRYDGTEVAIDPVNMPDFTAYVLPLLAKIGDVSIDDTIQDAFIQEPLKAKIYFTYQKDAVHATVDFNYKHLVLSTNEAHNQLGEDNIQVIRDSQKELKILNSLKQFDYHRDETSYAKRMVRDEDFYTLFTKEIPFLELDAEVYVDDLLDSMFLDQIDPETSIDVQNEGTLLDVKFDIKGITPDEVDQVLKSLIEKRSFHKLDNGVLLSLETEAFQQVSEVLAELRVTKDFHNGTITLPSYRGLEIQETIGLEESNKRKLSRKFKNLIEDLSNPEDFEATIPKGLHADLRPYQVTGYKWLKMLAKYGFGGILADDMGLGKTIQVITFILSEVEENGTNAPFLIVSPASLTYNWHHEIKKFAPQLESFVITGSAEERQKMIEEAGSNQILITSYPSFRQDVESYKKQKFSTLVLDESQMVKNYHTKTAQALRELTIRKRFALSGTPIENKIEELWAIFQLIMPGFFPAMKQFKTLPYEQIARMIRSFVLRRIKKDVLKELPDKIETDLYSSMTKEQKTVYLAYLQRIQDSVRQMSGDDFKRNRIEILAGLTRLRQICCDPRLFIDNYEGDSGKLEQLKERLQTAKENGQRVLLFSQFTSMLAIIEKELASEGIETFYLSGQTKPKERIEMVNRFNEGEKEVFLISLKAGGTGLNLTGADTVILYDLWWNPAVEEQAAGRAHRLGQKKVVQVWRLIAEGTIEEKISQLQQEKKALFDQVITSEGNDPKQLTQLTEADIREILNIGD; translated from the coding sequence ATGAAGTGGAGCATACCAGAACGAATTATTGATCGCGGCAGAGTTTATGTAGCAGAAAAAAGAGTGCTTTCAATTACGCCATTTTTAGAAAAAAAAATATGGACAGCTGAAGTGATGGGAAGCGAAATCTATCATGTAGAACTAGATGGTACTACAAGGGAATCTGATTTTTGCGAATGTACCTACTGGAAAGATCATGGTTATTGCAAGCATACGGTTGCTGTCGAATTAGCGCTAAAAGAACAAGGTGTTAGTCGGATTATGACAGTGGAGAATGCAGAGAAAATGGCAGCGGTATTGCCAGATCCTGGTCAAGAGCTAACAGAATCTTTTACTAGAGTTTTCTTGAATGAAAATCGTGAAAGCTTTTTAACGACAGAAGAAAAATCAGAACTGTTATTAGAATATAAAATTGAAATAAAACCGACTAGCAACTCTTTGATTCGTAATAATGATGAAGTTCTAGCTTTAAGTTTAAGAGCCGGTGCGGATAAATTATACATTGTTAAAAATATTATGGAATTTTTTGAAAGCTATAGCAATCAAGGTTCGTTCAATTTAAATCCAAGTCAACTACTTGATTTTAAGCAAACTCAATTAAGCGAAGCCGATCGTTTAATTTTAAACTTTTTACAAAAACAAGCGGCTTCTAACGAAATGATGGGCGTTGGCAATAAAGATGCAAAATCCATTTATAACAATGATCGTTATTTAGTGATTGCACCAATTTTAGCTGAAGAAACAATTCAACTGATTCAAGAAACAGGGAAACTTCAGTTTTTTGTGGGAGAAAGCAAGTATAAACAGATGCTTTTTGTAGAAGAACAATTGCCTATTTCATTTGAATTGTTTCAGCAAAAGGGTAAAGTATTCTTGTATATCAATAATCAAATGACTACTCATTTAAAAGCCTACCAATGGTTTATTTCAAAACATGCTATTTTTCAACCTTCAAAGGAACAATTACGTGCATTTCAGCCACTACAGAATTTTCTACAGCGTTATGACGGGACGGAAGTAGCAATTGACCCAGTAAATATGCCTGATTTTACAGCATATGTATTACCTTTATTAGCAAAAATCGGGGATGTATCAATTGACGATACGATTCAAGATGCTTTTATTCAAGAACCTTTGAAAGCTAAAATTTATTTTACGTATCAAAAGGATGCTGTACATGCCACTGTTGATTTTAACTACAAACATTTAGTATTATCAACTAATGAAGCTCATAATCAGCTAGGGGAAGACAATATTCAAGTAATTCGTGATAGTCAAAAAGAATTGAAGATCTTAAATTCATTAAAGCAATTTGATTATCACCGTGATGAAACAAGCTATGCCAAGCGGATGGTACGAGACGAAGATTTCTATACATTGTTTACAAAGGAAATCCCTTTTTTAGAACTTGATGCAGAAGTTTATGTCGATGATTTATTAGATAGTATGTTTTTAGATCAAATCGATCCTGAAACATCGATTGATGTCCAGAATGAAGGAACATTATTGGATGTTAAATTTGATATTAAAGGCATTACGCCAGATGAAGTAGACCAAGTATTAAAAAGTTTGATTGAAAAACGGTCATTTCATAAACTAGATAATGGTGTACTGCTTTCGTTGGAAACAGAGGCTTTTCAACAAGTTAGCGAAGTTTTGGCTGAATTACGTGTAACAAAGGATTTTCATAATGGAACCATTACTTTACCTAGTTACCGAGGATTAGAAATTCAAGAAACAATTGGTTTAGAGGAAAGTAATAAGCGTAAATTATCTCGAAAATTTAAAAATTTAATTGAGGATTTAAGTAATCCAGAAGATTTTGAAGCCACTATTCCGAAAGGTCTACATGCTGATCTAAGACCTTATCAAGTGACTGGGTACAAATGGCTGAAAATGTTAGCGAAGTATGGATTTGGCGGAATTTTAGCGGATGATATGGGATTAGGGAAAACCATTCAAGTGATTACCTTTATTTTATCTGAAGTTGAAGAAAACGGGACGAATGCTCCGTTTCTGATTGTATCTCCAGCTTCTCTTACGTATAATTGGCATCATGAAATCAAAAAATTTGCCCCTCAATTAGAAAGCTTTGTTATTACTGGGAGTGCAGAAGAGCGTCAAAAAATGATTGAAGAAGCAGGAAGTAACCAGATTTTGATTACGTCTTATCCAAGTTTTAGGCAAGACGTTGAAAGTTATAAAAAGCAAAAGTTTAGCACATTAGTGTTAGATGAATCCCAGATGGTTAAAAATTATCACACTAAAACAGCTCAAGCATTGCGGGAGTTGACGATTAGAAAACGTTTTGCCTTAAGTGGAACCCCGATTGAAAATAAAATTGAAGAATTATGGGCAATTTTCCAATTAATTATGCCTGGATTTTTCCCAGCAATGAAGCAATTTAAAACATTGCCTTATGAGCAAATCGCTCGAATGATTCGTTCATTTGTATTGCGTCGAATTAAAAAAGATGTTTTAAAAGAACTACCAGATAAGATTGAAACAGATTTGTATAGTTCAATGACAAAAGAACAAAAAACAGTATATTTAGCGTATTTACAACGAATTCAAGATAGTGTTCGTCAAATGAGCGGTGATGATTTCAAAAGAAATCGTATTGAAATATTAGCTGGATTGACTCGATTGCGTCAAATTTGTTGTGATCCACGACTCTTTATTGACAATTATGAGGGTGATTCTGGTAAATTAGAACAACTAAAAGAACGTTTACAGACAGCAAAAGAAAACGGTCAAAGAGTTCTGTTGTTCTCTCAATTTACATCTATGTTGGCAATTATTGAAAAAGAATTAGCATCTGAGGGCATTGAAACCTTCTACTTAAGTGGTCAGACTAAGCCAAAAGAGCGGATTGAAATGGTGAACCGATTTAATGAAGGAGAGAAGGAAGTTTTCTTAATTTCTTTAAAAGCTGGTGGCACAGGTTTGAATTTAACTGGGGCAGACACCGTTATTCTCTACGATTTATGGTGGAATCCGGCTGTTGAAGAACAGGCTGCAGGTCGTGCACATCGTTTAGGGCAAAAGAAAGTGGTACAAGTTTGGCGTTTAATTGCAGAGGGAACAATCGAAGAAAAAATTAGTCAATTGCAACAAGAGAAAAAAGCTTTATTTGATCAAGTTATTACGTCAGAAGGCAATGATCCAAAACAATTAACTCAATTAACCGAAGCAGATATTCGTGAAATCCTAAATATTGGAGATTAA
- a CDS encoding DUF2785 domain-containing protein: MVRKEVNLLVKEVKNQKYSSLNSQQLTLLLENIGNPDGATRDQGVYTAFYLAVEQDCFSIQQLNQLTNLLVSSDYLMREGNELEDDTVFWRSFSSLFLATILDYDRTKQAFLSAKQLSTISLSLCFVLALEQDSRGYIDEEKGWAHAFAHYGELMAGLGRHPLVTEADLALMMTSVVQKLAAFPDGFQFGEEERLVKGLIPILNRSTELEQSFIRLIQKHQLQLASVNEKNNLTYLNRWYNTRRFYQQLVLAAEIPSSINFIVQKYLTS, encoded by the coding sequence ATGGTTAGAAAAGAAGTAAATTTGTTAGTAAAAGAAGTAAAAAATCAAAAATATTCCTCTTTGAATTCACAACAGTTGACCTTGTTACTGGAAAATATTGGGAATCCAGATGGAGCTACCCGTGATCAAGGTGTCTATACAGCTTTTTATTTAGCGGTAGAGCAAGACTGTTTTTCAATTCAACAATTGAATCAGCTAACCAATCTACTTGTATCATCTGACTATTTGATGAGAGAAGGCAATGAATTAGAGGATGATACGGTATTCTGGCGTAGTTTTAGTAGTTTGTTTTTAGCAACTATTCTTGATTATGATCGTACAAAGCAAGCTTTCCTATCCGCCAAGCAACTGTCTACAATCAGTCTGTCCTTATGTTTCGTACTAGCATTAGAGCAAGACTCACGGGGATATATTGATGAAGAAAAAGGCTGGGCACATGCTTTTGCACATTACGGTGAATTGATGGCGGGGTTAGGACGGCATCCTTTAGTAACCGAAGCTGATTTGGCTTTAATGATGACAAGTGTCGTTCAAAAATTGGCAGCTTTTCCAGATGGTTTTCAATTTGGAGAAGAAGAACGTCTTGTAAAGGGACTTATCCCAATTTTAAATCGAAGTACTGAATTAGAGCAAAGTTTTATTCGCCTAATTCAAAAACATCAACTACAGCTAGCTTCAGTCAATGAAAAAAATAATTTGACGTATTTGAATCGTTGGTATAATACAAGACGTTTTTATCAACAGTTAGTATTAGCAGCTGAGATACCAAGTTCGATTAATTTTATCGTTCAAAAATATTTAACTTCATAA
- a CDS encoding DUF523 domain-containing protein: MIGISSCLTGICCRYDGDSTLVPSLKKLVNDGKAIHFCPEVLGGLGTPREPAEISGGTAKDVWLGKARIVTLSGIDVTEAFKNGALLALKQAQQHNIQLVILKANSPSCGSTLVYDGSFSGKKIDGAGLTTALFRQAGIQVTDELNFMNFI; the protein is encoded by the coding sequence ATGATTGGAATCAGTAGTTGTCTGACTGGAATTTGCTGTCGATATGATGGAGATTCCACTTTAGTTCCATCATTAAAGAAATTAGTTAATGATGGTAAAGCAATTCATTTTTGCCCAGAAGTGTTAGGTGGATTGGGTACGCCTCGAGAACCTGCTGAGATTAGTGGAGGCACCGCGAAGGATGTTTGGCTGGGAAAAGCAAGAATTGTGACCCTTTCTGGAATTGATGTTACAGAAGCTTTTAAAAATGGTGCATTGCTTGCATTAAAACAAGCTCAACAACACAATATTCAATTAGTTATCTTAAAAGCCAACAGTCCTTCTTGTGGATCAACACTCGTTTATGATGGAAGTTTTTCTGGCAAAAAAATCGATGGTGCGGGATTGACTACAGCTTTATTTAGACAAGCTGGAATTCAAGTAACAGATGAACTAAACTTTATGAATTTCATTTAA
- a CDS encoding HAD family hydrolase yields the protein MNAIVFDVDDTLYDQQAPFKNALTRCFPDYIPTLDVTKAYIRFRFYSDETFCRYISGEWTLDEMRFNRIAEVLRENGRAITKEQGLTFQEVYEMELDQIQLLPEAEQVLDHLAKNDEIQLGIITNGPTDHQMKKIKQLNLEKWIKPENMIISESSGFAKPDPRIFDLAADVFNLEAKKTLYVGDNYDNDVNGAKEAGWQALWFNHRERQQPVSDWHCDAEVSCFDELPKEIINWIK from the coding sequence ATTAATGCAATTGTTTTTGATGTTGATGATACACTTTATGACCAACAAGCTCCATTTAAAAATGCTTTAACCCGTTGTTTTCCAGATTATATTCCAACTTTAGATGTAACTAAAGCCTATATCCGTTTTCGTTTTTATAGTGATGAAACATTTTGTCGCTATATCTCTGGGGAATGGACATTAGATGAGATGCGTTTTAATCGAATTGCTGAAGTTTTACGTGAAAATGGACGAGCAATCACTAAAGAACAAGGCTTAACATTTCAAGAAGTTTATGAAATGGAGTTGGATCAAATTCAACTTTTACCGGAAGCAGAACAAGTCTTAGACCATCTAGCGAAAAATGATGAGATCCAGTTAGGTATTATTACAAATGGACCAACAGACCATCAAATGAAAAAAATTAAACAATTAAATTTAGAAAAATGGATCAAACCAGAAAATATGATTATTTCTGAAAGTTCAGGGTTTGCCAAACCTGATCCTCGTATTTTTGATTTAGCAGCAGATGTTTTTAATTTGGAAGCAAAAAAAACACTGTATGTTGGGGACAATTATGACAATGATGTGAATGGTGCGAAAGAAGCAGGGTGGCAAGCTTTATGGTTTAATCACCGTGAGCGTCAACAGCCAGTTAGTGATTGGCATTGTGATGCTGAAGTTAGCTGCTTTGATGAATTGCCAAAAGAAATTATAAATTGGATTAAATAG
- a CDS encoding peptide ABC transporter substrate-binding protein, which yields MRKWKLSLSLVAIIGILAACGNNSTDSTTKGTDGKSGTTTTKNIPQEISVSVPAEITTLDTTKATDRNTFTVIEQIFEGLYRFNGKNELELALAKEDALISPDGLTYTFKLKEDAKWSNGDSVTANDFVYAWSKIVDPASAAPNAYLFANIKNAKAITAGEKKLDELGVKAISDYELQVNLELPQPSFLSLVAIGWFYPQNQKFVEAQGDNYALDTDKILYNGPFTLTNWKDGATDWNYEKNQLYHDKKNVSLDKVNISVIKETSTGVQLYEAGDLDVTTLVGDYAKENEGNPDLVRKQELALQYLSYNAAGDRPLKNSNLRKAISLAIDRSAITENIVANGSKPLGGLIPTNLAKNPSSGEDFRKENGSFLDYNLTEAKKEWELAKKELGDTVALELVTSDDAMEKKLGEYIQSSLSENLKGLTISIRSVPKNVALEQRRTGKFDLATAGWIAGDIDPTGFFILFETGAAYNYGKYQNEQFQNLITDTKTVNANNPEKRYAAFLKAEKILFEDAAFQPLYQRTTNYLQRPTVKGLESHLLGSDFTFRNVTVTE from the coding sequence ATGAGAAAATGGAAATTAAGTTTAAGCCTAGTTGCAATTATTGGTATTTTAGCAGCATGTGGGAATAATTCAACTGATTCTACAACAAAAGGGACTGATGGAAAAAGTGGTACAACGACAACCAAAAATATTCCACAAGAAATCAGCGTGAGTGTACCTGCTGAAATCACAACGTTAGATACAACAAAAGCAACTGATCGCAATACATTTACTGTTATTGAACAAATTTTTGAAGGTTTGTATCGTTTTAATGGGAAGAATGAGTTAGAGCTAGCTTTAGCTAAAGAGGATGCTCTAATCAGCCCTGACGGCTTAACCTATACATTCAAATTAAAAGAAGATGCTAAATGGTCTAATGGCGATTCCGTCACTGCAAATGATTTTGTCTATGCTTGGAGTAAAATTGTTGATCCAGCTAGCGCAGCACCTAATGCTTATTTATTTGCTAATATAAAAAATGCTAAAGCTATTACCGCCGGTGAAAAAAAATTGGATGAACTAGGTGTTAAAGCTATTTCTGATTATGAATTACAAGTCAATCTAGAACTTCCTCAACCTTCTTTCCTCAGTTTAGTTGCCATTGGTTGGTTCTATCCACAAAATCAAAAATTTGTTGAAGCTCAGGGTGATAACTACGCTCTTGATACGGATAAAATCCTTTATAATGGTCCCTTTACTTTAACTAACTGGAAAGATGGTGCTACAGATTGGAATTATGAAAAAAATCAACTATATCATGATAAGAAAAATGTCTCTTTAGATAAAGTCAATATCTCTGTTATTAAAGAAACATCAACTGGAGTTCAATTATATGAAGCCGGTGATTTGGATGTCACTACTTTAGTTGGAGATTATGCCAAAGAAAATGAAGGCAATCCAGATTTAGTTAGAAAACAAGAATTGGCTTTACAATATTTGAGTTATAATGCTGCTGGAGATCGACCATTAAAAAACAGTAATTTGCGTAAGGCTATTTCTTTAGCTATTGATCGTTCAGCTATTACAGAAAATATTGTTGCTAATGGATCAAAACCATTAGGTGGTTTAATCCCAACAAACTTAGCGAAAAATCCTAGTTCTGGTGAGGACTTCCGTAAAGAAAATGGCTCATTCCTTGATTATAATTTAACTGAAGCGAAAAAAGAATGGGAGTTGGCAAAAAAAGAACTAGGGGATACTGTCGCATTAGAGCTCGTAACTTCTGATGATGCAATGGAGAAAAAACTAGGAGAATATATCCAAAGTAGTCTTAGTGAGAACTTAAAAGGTTTAACTATTTCTATTCGTAGTGTGCCTAAAAATGTAGCCCTAGAACAACGCCGCACAGGGAAATTTGATTTAGCAACTGCTGGTTGGATTGCTGGAGATATCGATCCAACAGGATTCTTTATTTTATTTGAAACAGGTGCCGCTTATAATTACGGTAAGTATCAAAATGAACAATTCCAAAACCTCATTACAGACACTAAAACAGTAAATGCCAATAACCCTGAAAAACGTTATGCGGCTTTCTTAAAAGCTGAAAAGATTTTATTTGAAGATGCTGCTTTCCAGCCTTTGTATCAAAGAACGACAAATTATCTGCAACGTCCAACTGTTAAAGGTTTAGAAAGTCATTTATTAGGTTCTGATTTTACTTTTAGAAACGTTACTGTTACTGAATAA